Genomic DNA from Amycolatopsis alba DSM 44262:
GGTCCGGGACGAGAAGTGGCTGGCCGAACAGGGCTTCGGCGGCGTCCTCGCCGTCGGCGGCGGTTCGGCCGCACCGCCGCGGCTGATCGAGCTGGAATACCGGCCGCGCGGCACGACGACGCATCTGCTGCTGGTCGGCAAGGGCATCACCTTCGACACCGGCGGTCTTTCGATCAAACCGGCCGACGGCATGCACCTCATGCGCACCGACATGGCGGGCGGCGCGGCGATCATCGCCGCCGTCCGCGCGATCGCCGCGCTGCGCCTGCCGGTCAAGGTGACCGGGCTGGTGCCCGCCGCCGAGAACCACGTGTCCGGTTCGTCGTACCGGCCCGGCGACATCGTCCGGCACTACGGCGGCAAGACCACCGAAGTGGGCAACACCGACGCCGAGGGCCGGATGGTCCTGGCCGACGCGCTCGTCTACGGCATCAAGAAGCACAAGCCCGACGCCGTGATCGACGCGGCGACGCTGACCGGCGCGATGAAGGTCTCACTCGGCGTCCGGACCGGTGGCGTCTTCGCCACCGACGACGTCCTCGCGGAGCGGGTCACGAAGGCGGGCGAGCGGGTCGGCGAGGCGTGGTGGCGGATGCCGCTGCTGGAAGACCTCGCCGAGACCGTCCAGGGTTCGCTGGGCGACATCCGGCAGGCGCCGGGCGGTCCCGGCGGCATCGTCGCGGCACTGTTCCTGCGGGAGTTCGTCGGCGACGTGCCGTGGGCGCATCTCGACATCGCCGGCCCCGCGCGGGCCGACAAGACCTACTCCGACGTCGTGCCCGGAGCCACCGGTTTCGCGACGCGGACGCTGGTCGAACTGGTCGCCTCCTACGTCTGACCTGCGGCTTACCTGCGGGGCGGGAGCAAGGGGCCTTTGCTATCGCCTCGCAGGCGCACCCTGGGCATGGGCTGGGTGGGCGCGTCCCCGGCATGCGCGGTGAGACGGCGGGCGATGCCGGTCGCGGGGCCTGACAGGTACCGGAACACGAGCCACGCCGTCACGGAGCCGAGGACGAGCCCAGCGAGAACGTCGTGCGGGTAATGCGCGCCGACGAACACCCGCGAGAAGCCCATCAGCAAGGCGCCGGGGAGCACCCACGGCGCGAGCCGCCGCCAGGCGAGGGCCAGCCCGACGGCGGCCGCCGCGGCGATCGTGGAGTGGTTGCTCGGGAAGGACCAGTCGCCGGTCGGCGGGCAGGCGACGAGCGTGACGAGGTTCCGGCACGGCCGGTCCTCCTGGATCACGCTCTTCAGTCCTTCGCTGATCACGTACGCGAGCGCGGTTCCCGCAGGCGGCAGCAGCGCTACCGCGAGTCGGGCGGGAGAAGCGCGGGCCCGCCAGATCATCCACACGAAGAGCACGGCGAAGGCGAGCAGTCCTGCTTCGGTGAACAGGATGCCTGCCGTCTGAAGCCAGCTCGGGCTCGCGTCCGCCAGCTCCACGATGTCGTCGTACATTCACCCGAAGTTAGCGAAAAAGACAGCCGCGCCGCATTGCGCGTTCGTCAGGGAACGACCCTGACGAACGTCACCATTGCCGCGCGCGGACCCGCTCCCGGAACCGCATCACCGCGGGCGGCAGGACGACGTCCTTGCGCCACGCCAGCCCGATGGTCCGCCCGACCGGCGGCACCAGCGGGACTTCGGCGACACCCGCCGGGCTGCCGGGTTCGAACCGGGGGAGCAGCGCCACGCCGAGCCCGGCCGCGACCAGTCCGCGGACGGTGTCGGACTCCTGGCCCTCGAAGGCGATCTTCGGTTCGAAGCCTGCCGCGGCGCACAGTTCGTCGGTGATGGTGCGGAGACCGTAGCCCGTCTCCAGCAGGACGAATTCCTCGTCCTCGAGATCTTCGATGGCGGCGCTGGGCCGGTCGGCGAGCCGATGCGACGTCGGGACGGAAAGGAAGATCTCCTGCTCGGAGAGCACGGCCGTGTCGAGCAGCGGATCGTCGACGGGGGCGGGCGCGAGCAGCGCGAGATCGAGTTCGCCGCTGGTCAGCCTGTCGACCATGTCCTGTCGTGAGCCCTGGACCAGCGTGAACCGGACTCCCGGATGGTCCGCGCGGTAGCCGCGGAGCATGGTGGGGACCAGTGACCGGCCGAGCAGGTGCAGGAAGCCGAGAACGACGTGCCCGGACTCGGGGTCGACCTCTTCGCGGGCTTGGCGGACTCCGGCGTCGACGTCGGCGAGGGCACGTTCGGCGGCGTCGGCCAGTAGCTCGGCGGCACGGGTGAGCCGGATGCCCCGGCCGTCGGGGACCGTGAGCGGCGCGCCGAGAGCCTCGCCGAGCGCCGAGATCCGGCGGCTCACCGTCGGCTGCGGGACACCGAGCAGTTCGGCCGCGCGTGTGACGTTCGTCGTGCGGCGCAGTGCGGAGAGCAGCGCGAGCTGGGGGGCTAACTGGGCGGTCATCCTTTCATTCAGCACGGTATCGATTGTGGCAGATGATCGTATTAGACGTATTGGTTAGCCAGGCTTAGCTTCAAGATCGTGTCTGCCACCGGAACCACCCGCCGGGTGACGATCGCCGTCGCCGCGGCCGGGATCTCGTCGTTCGCCCTGCTCTACGCGCCGCAGCCGGTGCTGCCGCAGCTGGCCGGGCAATACCACCTCGACCCCGGTGGCGCTTCTCTCGCGGTGAGTGTCGCGACCGGCGCGCTCGCCATCGCCGTGCTGCCGATCGCGGCGCTCTCGGAGGTCGTGGGACGGCGTCCGGTGATCATCGCTTCGGTGGTCGCGTCGGTCGTGTTCGGCTTTCTCCTGCCGCTGGCGCCCAGCTACCCGGCGCTGCTGGTGCTGCGGGCGCTGCAAGGGGTGGCCATCGCGGGGTTCCCCGGAGTGGCTGCGGCCTACCTCGCGGAACGGCTCGGCAAGGCCGGGCTCGCGGCGGCGGTGGGCGCGATGATCGCCGGGAACACCATCGGCGGGATGGTCGGGAGGCTCGCGGCCGGGTTCACCGCCGGTCCGTTCGGCTACCGGGGCGCACTGCTCGTCGTCGCGGTGATCGGGCTGGTCTGCGCGGTGGTCACGGTGCTGGCCCTGCCGCCGGGAAAGCAAGGGACCTTTACTATCACTTCCGAGGATCGTCCCAGGTCAGAGCGGTTGCGCGAGCAGGGGCGGGCGGTGCTGGCCGGCCTCGGCGCCGCGGTCCGGAAGCCGGTCCTCCTGGTCCAGTACGCGGTCGCGCTGCTGGCGATGGGCTCGTTCGTCGCGCTGTACAACGCCGCCGGATTCCGCCTGACCGGCGAGCCGCTGAACCTCTCGCCCGCGATCGCGTCGCTGGTCTTCCTCGCCTACGCGATGGGTTCGGTCTCGTCCGCGACCGCGGGCAAACTAGTCGACAGGCTCGGCCGTCGCCGGGCACTCGTGGGCGCGCTGCTGCTCACGATCGCCGGGGCCGCGCTGACGCTGTCCGACTCGCTGCCCTTGGTCGTCGCCGGTTTCGTGGTGCTGACCGGCGGCTTCTTCGCCGCGCACGCCGTCGCCAACGGCTGGGCCGCGGCGGAGGCGCCCGACAACGCGCGAGGCCAGGTGGGCGGGCTCTACACGCTCTCGTACTACCTCGGCAGCAGCATCGGCGGCGCCGTCGGCGCGACCGTCTACGGGCACGCAGGCTGGACCTGGCTGATCGCCCTGACCGCCAGCTGGCTGGCCCTCGCCGGGGCGGCCGTGGTCGCGGTGGTCCCCAAGTCCGTGAAGGCCTCCTTCCCTACCCTGAGCGTAGGGAAGGAGGCCTTCACGGACCGCGTCTTCAGCCCCCGGCGATAGCAAAGGTCCCTTGCTACGCGATCGCGGCGACCAGCAGCCCGCCGCCCACCGGCAGCAGCGCCGGGACCAGCCGTTCGTCCTCCCGGAAGGCCCGCGCGACCTCGCGCAGCGCGAGGGTGTCCGGATCGCGCCGTGAGGGATCGGTCACCCTGGTGCCCGAGACATTGTGGAACGCCAGTATCCCGCCGGGCCGGAGCAGCGCGACGGCCTTCTCGTAGCAACTCGGGTACTCGATCGGCGCCGAATCGACGAACACCAGGTCGTAGCCGCCGGGCGTGAGCCGGGGGAGGACGTCGAGCGCGCGGCCCATGATCAGCCGGGTCCGTCCCGGCGGATAACCGGCCTCACGGAACGCGGACCGGGCCGCCCGGTGGTACTCCGGCTCGATGTCGATCGAGGTGAGGATTCCGTCGTCGACCATGCCCCTGAGCAGGCACAACCCGCTCACCCCCGCCCCGGTCCCGACCTCGACGACGGCCTTCGCCCGCAGTGTCGTGGCGAGAAAACGCAGGGTCGCGCCCGCGCCCGCGCTCAGCGGACCGCATCCCAGATCGGCCGACCGCGCCCGCGCGGTGGCCAGAACCTCGTCGTCGGGGAGGTACCCGTCGACGAGGTCGGCGTCGGCGGCCTCGGCAGGCGAGCCCGCATGCGTCCCGGAATTCACACGCGGAGGTTAGCGCTGCCTATCGGCAAAAGAGCGAAGACTCCCTGGTACCGACTTCTCAGCCTCTTCTCAGTCCAGTCTCACTAGAAACATAAGCAGGCCGGACAGACTGGTCCTCGACAACGGGAACACCGTGCACATCGCCCGCGTTGGGTGGAGTAGTTGGGAGAAGACGCTGATGGAGGTGCCTACTTCCCCGATGCAGGACACGATGCAAGACCAGCACGCGGACCAGGTCACGCCGGTGACCGTGGACGAAGCCGCATGGACGCCGCCCTCGTGGGACGAGGTCGTGCGTGAGCACGCCGACCGCGTGTACCGGCTGGCGTACCGCCTGACCGGTAACGCCCACGACGCCGAGGACCTGACGCAGGAGACCTTCATCCGGGTCTTCCGCTCGCTCGCGTCCTACAAGCCCGGCACGTTCGAAGGCTGGCTGCACCGCATCACCACGAACCTCTTCCTCGACATGGCCCGCCGTCGCTCGCGCGTGCGGATGGAAGGCCTCCCCGAGGACACCGACCGCATCGTCGGTGACGACCCGAGCCCCGAGCAGGTCTACTCGGACACGCATCTCGACCCGGACCTGCAGGCCGCGCTCGACGAGTTGCCGCCCGAGTTCCGCGCCGCGGTCGTGCTGTGTGACGTCGAAGGCCTCTCGTACGAGGAGATCGGCGCCACTCTCGGTGTCAAGCTCGGCACCGTGCGCAGCCGGATCCACCGCGGCCGCCAGGCGCTTCGTGCTTCTTTGGAGCGTCGTCGCGCCGAGGCGCGGGAGTCTGCGAAGGTGGGGGTATGACCGCACCGCGAGGTTGGGGACTCCCCGAGTCGCATCTGCTTCCGGACGCCATCGTCGCCTTCGTGGACGGCGAGCTGACCCTCGGCGCCCAGGACAGGGCCTCGGCGCATATCGCCCGCTGCCAGGTCTGCGCGGCCGAGGTTTCCGCGCAGCGCCAGGCCGTCGCGGCCGTGAAGCAGGCGGGAGCCCCGTCGATGTCGGCGGGTTTCCTGGCCAGCCTGTGCTCCATCCCGCAGAACACCGAACTCCCCGGCACGCCGGACAATCTGGCGATGACGGCCGACGGCCAGCTCGTGGCCATCCAGCGGCCGGACAGGGTCGCCGGGCTGCGCGATACCGGAGTTTTGGGCGGCACCGGGGTTTTGGGCGGCACAGCGCCGTTGGGCTCATCGACGCCGCTCGGCCAGTCGCCGAACGTTCTCGGTGGCGGGCGGTTCGGCCTCGCCCGGCGGAAGTACGCGCAGGGCGCCGGAGTCGTCGTTTCGGGTCTGGTGCTGAGCGCCCTGGCCCTGGTCGCGACCTCGGGTGACGGCAGCGAAGACCAGCCGAACCCTGGTTTCGTCCCGCCGCAGGGCGTCAATGCCGGTCTGCTGCCAGCGCAGCTGGGCGGCGCCAGGCCGCCGCAACCTTCGCAGAGCACCGCGCCGAGCCCGAGCACGTCGAGCGTGCCCGTGCCCGCGTCGGTTCGCTGATCTGCTTCGTCAGGGTTTGACGAAGCAGATCGTCGCGCTCTTGAACTTCGAAGTCCCGTAACTGGCGTAGGAGATGACGTTCGCGGTGCCTTCCGCGCACGGGCTGTTCACCATGCTCGACTGCGGGAAGACCTCGCTGATCTTCAGCCGCGCCGAGCCGCAGTCCTTGAGCGGCGGCGGGGTCTTGCTCTCGATGTCGTCGAAGCACAAGCCGACCTTGGCGTTGATCGCCAGGCACAGGGCGACGCCCTCCCCGCGCAGCGGCGTCTCGACGGCGTAGCGGTAGAAGCCCTCTTTACAGTCCCAATCGCCCTTGTTCACGCCGGTGAGGCTCACCGCGTACGGCGCTTGAGGCGAGTCGCACGGCGTCTTGACCGCGTCGGCCTCCTTGCCTGATCCGGTCAGCACGACGCAGTCGCCCTCGGTCAGTTTCCCCGCCTGCTTCTCCGGCCCGGCGGCCGCCTTCAGCACGAAGACCAGGCCGAGCCCGCCGCCGACCACGACGAGCGCGGCGACGAGCAGCAGGACCTTCACCTTGGTGGACAGGCCCTTCTTCTTGGGCGGCTGCTGGGGCCAGCCCTGCTGCTGGTGGGGCCACTGCTGCTGGTGCTGCGGCCACTGCTGGTGAGGGGCGTTCTGAGGCGGGAAAGGAGTTCCCGTGTTCTCCGACATGCCGGTTAGACTGCCACAAGTGAGACATGGTTGCCTCAAGTGTCACATTTCTTGGCCGTTCCGGGGAATCAACGCGCACTTCACCGTGGTCACGGCAGAATCCAGGACAAGGCTTGGCGTACTCTCGCGTCCGGCCAACCTGATCTCAGCCTCCGGGGAATGATGACCGAGCAGCCGAACGCGAATCCGCAGCAGCCTGGTGACCCGGCGGGGGACCGGCTGGCGCCGCGCCCGCTGGCCCGGCCCGCCGTCGATCCGGCGCAGGCGGCCACGTTCGGCAGGCCGCGTGGCGTCGACGGCGCCTTCGACAAGCTCTACCAGCCCGGTTCGAACGGGCAGGCCGCGCCGGGCCTGAACCTGGCACCGCCGACGCCGGAATCGCTCGCCGAGGCCTTCCGCCGCCCGCCGGGCGCCGAAGGTGTCGTGCTGGAGCGTCCGCACGGGACGAATGGCTCCGAGGCGTCCGCGAACGACCCCGACGGCCCGCTCTGGACCACGACCTCGGATCCGTGGCGCGACCCCGGCTCCGGCGCGGTGCTCGCCGGGCCCGCCGTGCATCAGGATTCGGATGAGGAGAAGGACGCGAAGCGCCCGCAAGGTGCGCTGCTGAGCCTCCCCGAGGTCCTCTTCGGGCGGCGTGTGCAGACGAAGGCACTGGCGATGCTCGCCGCCGTCGCGCTGGTCATCGGCGCCGCCGGTGGGCTGATCGGCTGGTGGTTCGCCGACACCGGCACCGAACTGACCGGTCAGGCCAGCATCTCCGAGGCCGACGCGGCCAAGGAACGTCCGGCGGGCTCGATCGCGGACATCGCCCACCGGGTGGCACCCGCCGTGGTCTCGCTCGAGGTGTTCAAGCCCGGCGCCGACTCTGGACAGCAGGGCTCCGGCGTCGTCATCGACAACCAGGGCTACGTGCTCACGAACGAACACGTGATCTCTGCCGCGACGGCCGACTCGGCCACCAAGGTCACCGCCGTGTTCTTCGACGGCAAGCGCGTCGAGGCGAAGGTCGTCGGCGCCGACGCCAAAACCGACCTGGCCGTGGTCAAGGTCGACGTCAAGAACCTGACCGCGCTGCAGGTCGGGAAGTCCGCCGACCTCGCCGTCGGCGACTCGGTGATCGCCGTCGGTTCGCCGCTGGCACTGCAGAACTCGGTCACCGCCGGCATCGTCAGCGCGCTCAACCGCCCGGTGACCGCGGGCGGCGACGGCGGCAGCGCGCCGGTGATCTACGAAGCCATCCAGACCGACGCCGCGATCAACCACGGTAACTCGGGCGGTGCGCTGGTCGACGCGACCGGCGCGCTGGTCGGGATCAACTCGGCGATCCGCTCGTCCAGCGCCGAAGGCGGCAGCATCGGCATCGGGTTCGCCATCCCGAGCGACTACGCGGTGAAGATCGCGAAAACCCTGATCAAGGACGGCAAGGTCGTCCACCCCGACATCGGCATCAACGCCTCGTCGACCGTCGCGGGCTCCAGCACCATGGGCGCGCAGGTCCGCAACGTCGCCCCCGGCGGCCCGGCCGCGTCGGCCGGGATCAAGGAAGGCGACGTGATCACCGACGTCGGCGGACGGCTCGTGCGCGACTCGGCGGAACTGCTCGTCGCGGTCCGCGCGCGTGAAGTCGGCGAAGTGGTCCCTGTCCGCCTTGTCCGGGATGGGTCTTCACTTGTTGTTGACGTGAAACTGGCCTCGGACTAGCGGGTCCGTGCGGGTACCCTGAACGGGGAAGACGCCGAGGCGGAGGTTCACACAGGTGTTCGAGAGTGTCGGCTGGGGAGAAATCCTCATCATCGTCGTCGCGGGTCTCTTCATCCTCGGTCCGGAACGGCTGCCCGAAGCGGCGGCCTGGGTGGCGAAGAGTGTCCGCAAGGTCCGCGATTTCGCGACCGGTGCCAAGACGCAGCTGCGCGAGGAGATGGGCCCGGAGTTCGACCAGTTGCGCAAGCCGCTGGAGGATCTGCGCGGCCTGCGGAACTTCGACCCGAAGCGGGTCGTGACCCAGCACCTGTTCGACGGTGACCCCGACCCGCTGGGGCTCAAGGACGTCAACGGCACCAATGGGGCCAACGGTTCCAACGGGGCCTCGAAGCCCAACGGCCACCCGGCGCCTGCTTCGCAACCCGAGCCGCTGAAGCCGGGCGAGCGCCCTCCGGTCGACCCCGACGCGACCTGACCCCATGCCTTTCGTCCGCTGAAGGCGATCCTTGCGCGTGCAAGTACCGCATTCAGCGGACGAAATGGCGTAAAGGGGAGGTCAGCGGCCCGCGGGGGTGACGTTCAGCATCATTCCGGCCAGCCCGCGCGCCCGGACGGTCAGCTTCTTCGCCGCCTCCTTGAGCACCAGCGACGCCGGGGCGTCCGGCTCGGCCAGCACGATCGGCGTGCCCGAGTCGCCGTTGGAGACCACGCGCGGGTCCATCGGCACCTGTCCGAGCAGCGGCACGGTCGAGCCGACCGACTTCGACAGCGAATCGGCGACGGACTGCCCGCCACCGGCGCCGAAGATCTCCATCTTCTGCCCGTCCGGCGTCTCCAGCCACGACATGTTCTCGATGACCCCGGCCACCCGCTGCCGCGTCTGCAGCGCGATCGCGCCCGCGCGCTCGGCCACTTCGGCGGCCGCCTGCTGCGGGGTGGTGACGACCAGGATCTCCGCGTTCGGGATCAGCTGCGCCACCGAGATCGCGATGTCGCCGGTGCCCGGCGGCAGGTCCAGCAGCAGGATGTCGAGGTCGCCCCAGAAGACGTCGGCGAGGAACTGCTGCAGCGCGCGGTGCAGCATCGGCCCGCGCCACACCACGGGGGTGTTGCCGGGGGTGAACATGCCGATCGAGATGACCTTCACGCCGTGCGCCTGCGGCGGCATGATCATGGTGTCGACCTTGGTCGGCTTTTCGTGCGTGCCGAGCATCCGCGGCACCGAGTGCCCGTAGATGTCCGCGTCGACCACGCCGACGGAGAGCCCGCGCTCGGCCATCGCGGCCGCGAGGTTCACCGTCACCGAGGACTTGCCGACACCGCCCTTGCCGGACGCGACGCAATAGACCCGAGTCAGCGAGCCCGGCTGCGCGAACGGGATCACCGGCTCAGCGGCATCCCCGCGCAGCGATTTTCGCAGCTCAGTGCGTTGTTCGTCACTCATCACGTCGAGCTCGACCCGGACGTCGCTGACGCCGGGGAGCTTCTTGACGGCTTCGGTGGTGTCGTTGGTCAGCGTCGCCTTCAGCGGGCAGCCGGCGACCGTCAGGTAGATCCCGACGATGACCACACCGTCCGAGCCGACCTCCACGCCCTTGACCATGCCGAGTTCGGTGATCGGTTTCTTGATCTCCGGGTCGTACACGGCCTTCAGCGCGGTGCGGACATCGTCGACGCTGGGGAGTTGCTGCGTACTGGTCACACGTCCATGTTACGTACCGGTAGGCGTGCGGTCGGGTTTGGCCTTGCGCGGCTTGGCATCAAGATCTTCACGGAGCCTGTCGAGTTCGCCCCGCAGGAAGTCCCGCGTGGCGACCTCGCCGAGCGCGATCCGCAGCGATGCCAGCTCCCGCGCGAGGTACTCGGTGTCCGCCTTCGTCTGCGCGGCACGGTTCCGGTCTTCGTCCAGTGAGACCCGGTCGCGGTCGTCCTGCCGGTTCTGTGCCAGCAGGATGAGCGGCGCGGCGTACGCGGCCTGCGTCGAGAACGCCAGGTTCAGCAGGATGAACGGGTACGGGTCCCATTGCAGCGAGACCGCGACCAGGTTCAGCACGATCCAGATGATGACGATCAGCGTCTGCCAGAACAGGTACTTGCCGGTGCCGAGGAACCGCGCGATCCGTTCGGTGAACCGGCCGAACGAGTCGGGGTCGATGTTCAGCCTGAACCGGCTCTGGCCGCGGGGCTGGTCCAGCCGCCGCCCGGACGTCAGTTCAGGCACGTTCGGTCTCCTCGGTCTCGTCGGTTTCTTCGGCGATCACGCCGGTGATGTCGTGCAGGCCGGTCTCGCGCCAGTCCTCCGGGAGCAGGTGG
This window encodes:
- a CDS encoding Mrp/NBP35 family ATP-binding protein, yielding MTSTQQLPSVDDVRTALKAVYDPEIKKPITELGMVKGVEVGSDGVVIVGIYLTVAGCPLKATLTNDTTEAVKKLPGVSDVRVELDVMSDEQRTELRKSLRGDAAEPVIPFAQPGSLTRVYCVASGKGGVGKSSVTVNLAAAMAERGLSVGVVDADIYGHSVPRMLGTHEKPTKVDTMIMPPQAHGVKVISIGMFTPGNTPVVWRGPMLHRALQQFLADVFWGDLDILLLDLPPGTGDIAISVAQLIPNAEILVVTTPQQAAAEVAERAGAIALQTRQRVAGVIENMSWLETPDGQKMEIFGAGGGQSVADSLSKSVGSTVPLLGQVPMDPRVVSNGDSGTPIVLAEPDAPASLVLKEAAKKLTVRARGLAGMMLNVTPAGR
- a CDS encoding MFS transporter, producing the protein MTIAVAAAGISSFALLYAPQPVLPQLAGQYHLDPGGASLAVSVATGALAIAVLPIAALSEVVGRRPVIIASVVASVVFGFLLPLAPSYPALLVLRALQGVAIAGFPGVAAAYLAERLGKAGLAAAVGAMIAGNTIGGMVGRLAAGFTAGPFGYRGALLVVAVIGLVCAVVTVLALPPGKQGTFTITSEDRPRSERLREQGRAVLAGLGAAVRKPVLLVQYAVALLAMGSFVALYNAAGFRLTGEPLNLSPAIASLVFLAYAMGSVSSATAGKLVDRLGRRRALVGALLLTIAGAALTLSDSLPLVVAGFVVLTGGFFAAHAVANGWAAAEAPDNARGQVGGLYTLSYYLGSSIGGAVGATVYGHAGWTWLIALTASWLALAGAAVVAVVPKSVKASFPTLSVGKEAFTDRVFSPRR
- a CDS encoding LysR family transcriptional regulator gives rise to the protein MTAQLAPQLALLSALRRTTNVTRAAELLGVPQPTVSRRISALGEALGAPLTVPDGRGIRLTRAAELLADAAERALADVDAGVRQAREEVDPESGHVVLGFLHLLGRSLVPTMLRGYRADHPGVRFTLVQGSRQDMVDRLTSGELDLALLAPAPVDDPLLDTAVLSEQEIFLSVPTSHRLADRPSAAIEDLEDEEFVLLETGYGLRTITDELCAAAGFEPKIAFEGQESDTVRGLVAAGLGVALLPRFEPGSPAGVAEVPLVPPVGRTIGLAWRKDVVLPPAVMRFRERVRARQW
- a CDS encoding O-methyltransferase; translation: MNSGTHAGSPAEAADADLVDGYLPDDEVLATARARSADLGCGPLSAGAGATLRFLATTLRAKAVVEVGTGAGVSGLCLLRGMVDDGILTSIDIEPEYHRAARSAFREAGYPPGRTRLIMGRALDVLPRLTPGGYDLVFVDSAPIEYPSCYEKAVALLRPGGILAFHNVSGTRVTDPSRRDPDTLALREVARAFREDERLVPALLPVGGGLLVAAIA
- a CDS encoding phosphatase PAP2 family protein, whose amino-acid sequence is MYDDIVELADASPSWLQTAGILFTEAGLLAFAVLFVWMIWRARASPARLAVALLPPAGTALAYVISEGLKSVIQEDRPCRNLVTLVACPPTGDWSFPSNHSTIAAAAAVGLALAWRRLAPWVLPGALLMGFSRVFVGAHYPHDVLAGLVLGSVTAWLVFRYLSGPATGIARRLTAHAGDAPTQPMPRVRLRGDSKGPLLPPRR
- a CDS encoding leucyl aminopeptidase family protein codes for the protein MRNPLPPVPGKLLELEVSDDLRRGTPLATLIAAPSEEDGDAGLAEIGGVRPSGKAGDVQTVPTGRTRWLAGVGDGEPRQYRKAGAALVRAVSAALEDDVKAGQKAFRTFAVELPEDVGAEHLEELAFGLLLGGYRFTVTAEEPKPSLRAVRLLTRHERAVPAYDKALERIRELAAAAAFARDLANTPSNIKTPAWLADTAARASGGIPNLAVTVRDEKWLAEQGFGGVLAVGGGSAAPPRLIELEYRPRGTTTHLLLVGKGITFDTGGLSIKPADGMHLMRTDMAGGAAIIAAVRAIAALRLPVKVTGLVPAAENHVSGSSYRPGDIVRHYGGKTTEVGNTDAEGRMVLADALVYGIKKHKPDAVIDAATLTGAMKVSLGVRTGGVFATDDVLAERVTKAGERVGEAWWRMPLLEDLAETVQGSLGDIRQAPGGPGGIVAALFLREFVGDVPWAHLDIAGPARADKTYSDVVPGATGFATRTLVELVASYV
- a CDS encoding LppU/SCO3897 family protein encodes the protein MSENTGTPFPPQNAPHQQWPQHQQQWPHQQQGWPQQPPKKKGLSTKVKVLLLVAALVVVGGGLGLVFVLKAAAGPEKQAGKLTEGDCVVLTGSGKEADAVKTPCDSPQAPYAVSLTGVNKGDWDCKEGFYRYAVETPLRGEGVALCLAINAKVGLCFDDIESKTPPPLKDCGSARLKISEVFPQSSMVNSPCAEGTANVISYASYGTSKFKSATICFVKP
- a CDS encoding DUF1003 domain-containing protein produces the protein MPELTSGRRLDQPRGQSRFRLNIDPDSFGRFTERIARFLGTGKYLFWQTLIVIIWIVLNLVAVSLQWDPYPFILLNLAFSTQAAYAAPLILLAQNRQDDRDRVSLDEDRNRAAQTKADTEYLARELASLRIALGEVATRDFLRGELDRLREDLDAKPRKAKPDRTPTGT
- a CDS encoding anti-sigma factor family protein, which codes for MTAPRGWGLPESHLLPDAIVAFVDGELTLGAQDRASAHIARCQVCAAEVSAQRQAVAAVKQAGAPSMSAGFLASLCSIPQNTELPGTPDNLAMTADGQLVAIQRPDRVAGLRDTGVLGGTGVLGGTAPLGSSTPLGQSPNVLGGGRFGLARRKYAQGAGVVVSGLVLSALALVATSGDGSEDQPNPGFVPPQGVNAGLLPAQLGGARPPQPSQSTAPSPSTSSVPVPASVR
- a CDS encoding S1C family serine protease, coding for MTEQPNANPQQPGDPAGDRLAPRPLARPAVDPAQAATFGRPRGVDGAFDKLYQPGSNGQAAPGLNLAPPTPESLAEAFRRPPGAEGVVLERPHGTNGSEASANDPDGPLWTTTSDPWRDPGSGAVLAGPAVHQDSDEEKDAKRPQGALLSLPEVLFGRRVQTKALAMLAAVALVIGAAGGLIGWWFADTGTELTGQASISEADAAKERPAGSIADIAHRVAPAVVSLEVFKPGADSGQQGSGVVIDNQGYVLTNEHVISAATADSATKVTAVFFDGKRVEAKVVGADAKTDLAVVKVDVKNLTALQVGKSADLAVGDSVIAVGSPLALQNSVTAGIVSALNRPVTAGGDGGSAPVIYEAIQTDAAINHGNSGGALVDATGALVGINSAIRSSSAEGGSIGIGFAIPSDYAVKIAKTLIKDGKVVHPDIGINASSTVAGSSTMGAQVRNVAPGGPAASAGIKEGDVITDVGGRLVRDSAELLVAVRAREVGEVVPVRLVRDGSSLVVDVKLASD
- the tatB gene encoding Sec-independent protein translocase protein TatB; translation: MFESVGWGEILIIVVAGLFILGPERLPEAAAWVAKSVRKVRDFATGAKTQLREEMGPEFDQLRKPLEDLRGLRNFDPKRVVTQHLFDGDPDPLGLKDVNGTNGANGSNGASKPNGHPAPASQPEPLKPGERPPVDPDAT
- the sigE gene encoding RNA polymerase sigma factor SigE translates to MEVPTSPMQDTMQDQHADQVTPVTVDEAAWTPPSWDEVVREHADRVYRLAYRLTGNAHDAEDLTQETFIRVFRSLASYKPGTFEGWLHRITTNLFLDMARRRSRVRMEGLPEDTDRIVGDDPSPEQVYSDTHLDPDLQAALDELPPEFRAAVVLCDVEGLSYEEIGATLGVKLGTVRSRIHRGRQALRASLERRRAEARESAKVGV